A window of the Deinococcus gobiensis I-0 genome harbors these coding sequences:
- a CDS encoding TCR/Tet family MFS transporter: MRQKPAALIFILLTVLIDVMGIGLIIPVLPGLVKELAGSAEAGARDIGWLTAAYALMQFVFAPILGSLSDRFGRRPVLLVSLLGMALDYLLLFFAPSLAWLFVGRVLAGITGASLTVANAYVADVTAPEQRAKSFGLLGATFGVGFILGPALGGLLGEYGLRVPFLVAAGLTLLNFLYGLFVLPESRPASARTRSLDPRALNPFTPLRALAEYTITRNLALTFVLLGLAGQVIYSTWVLYTEGVLRWTPAQNGVALAFFGLLTAGVQAGLIGRFITRFGERRTIMIGLIASLGEFLVLSVARTGGLLYLSLVVGALGGLAQPAIQGLVSRQVSEDEQGRVQGAITSLNSLVGVVGPLLATTVFAYFTGDRAPVHFPGAAFLMGALFSALGAGLVWTVLRRLPAEKSAEAPV; the protein is encoded by the coding sequence ATGCGTCAGAAACCCGCGGCTCTGATCTTCATCCTTCTGACGGTCCTCATCGACGTGATGGGCATCGGGCTGATCATCCCGGTGTTGCCGGGGCTGGTCAAGGAGCTGGCGGGGTCGGCCGAGGCGGGCGCGCGCGACATCGGCTGGCTCACGGCCGCCTACGCGCTGATGCAGTTCGTCTTCGCGCCCATCCTGGGCTCCCTGAGTGACCGCTTCGGGCGGCGGCCGGTACTGCTGGTGTCGTTGCTGGGCATGGCGCTCGACTACCTGCTGCTGTTCTTCGCGCCCAGCCTCGCGTGGCTGTTCGTCGGGCGGGTGCTCGCCGGCATCACGGGGGCGAGCCTCACGGTCGCCAACGCCTACGTCGCCGACGTGACGGCCCCCGAGCAGCGCGCCAAAAGTTTCGGGCTGCTGGGCGCCACCTTCGGGGTGGGGTTCATCCTGGGGCCGGCGCTGGGCGGGCTGCTGGGCGAGTACGGCCTGCGCGTGCCCTTCCTGGTCGCGGCGGGCCTGACGCTGCTCAATTTCCTCTACGGCCTGTTCGTGCTGCCCGAGTCGCGCCCGGCGTCGGCCCGGACACGCTCACTCGACCCGCGCGCCCTGAACCCCTTCACGCCGCTGCGCGCCCTGGCCGAGTACACCATCACCCGCAACCTCGCCCTGACCTTCGTGCTGCTGGGGCTGGCCGGTCAGGTCATCTACAGCACCTGGGTCCTGTACACCGAGGGCGTGCTGCGCTGGACCCCGGCCCAGAACGGCGTGGCGCTGGCCTTTTTCGGGCTGCTCACGGCGGGCGTGCAGGCGGGGCTCATCGGGCGCTTCATCACCCGCTTCGGCGAGCGCCGCACCATCATGATCGGCCTGATCGCCTCGCTGGGCGAGTTCCTGGTCCTGAGCGTGGCGCGCACCGGCGGCCTGCTGTACCTCTCGCTGGTGGTCGGGGCGCTGGGGGGGCTGGCGCAGCCCGCCATCCAGGGCCTCGTGTCGCGCCAGGTCAGCGAGGACGAGCAGGGCCGCGTGCAGGGCGCCATCACCAGCCTGAACAGCCTCGTGGGCGTGGTGGGGCCGCTGCTGGCGACCACGGTCTTCGCCTATTTCACGGGCGACCGCGCGCCGGTCCACTTTCCCGGCGCCGCCTTTCTGATGGGCGCGCTGTTCTCGGCGCTGGGAGCGGGGCTGGTCTGGACCGTCCTGCGCCGCCTGCCGGCCGAGAAGTCCGCCGAAGCGCCGGTCTGA
- a CDS encoding glycerol-3-phosphate acyltransferase, whose amino-acid sequence MPGVKLVLVALIAFLLGSLVMGVLYSRWRGEDIRGRDLPGGSGTFRQYGKAAAVGVTLADALKGAVAVLVARWIAPELSWAAVGGVVLGHCYPLFFGFRGGGGIAPLIGAMLVAAPVVILGMLAFALAAIPPYRRFLQPRLGLNAIPFATALSLPVGLALATRYGGVGDLLAGGAAMGLRAVHLLRAGPRA is encoded by the coding sequence ATGCCCGGCGTGAAGCTGGTTCTCGTCGCCCTGATCGCCTTCCTGCTGGGATCGCTGGTGATGGGCGTGCTGTATTCACGTTGGCGCGGCGAGGACATTCGCGGCCGGGACCTGCCGGGCGGCAGCGGAACCTTCCGTCAGTACGGCAAGGCCGCCGCCGTGGGGGTCACGCTGGCCGACGCCCTGAAAGGAGCCGTGGCCGTGCTGGTCGCCCGCTGGATCGCCCCTGAACTGAGCTGGGCGGCGGTGGGCGGCGTGGTGCTGGGGCACTGCTACCCGCTGTTTTTCGGATTCCGGGGCGGCGGCGGTATCGCGCCCCTGATCGGGGCGATGCTGGTGGCCGCGCCAGTGGTCATTCTGGGGATGCTGGCCTTCGCGCTGGCGGCCATTCCCCCCTACCGCAGGTTTCTCCAGCCCCGGCTGGGCCTGAACGCGATTCCCTTCGCCACCGCCCTGAGCCTGCCGGTAGGCCTGGCACTGGCCACGCGCTACGGCGGCGTGGGCGACCTGCTGGCCGGGGGCGCGGCGATGGGCCTGCGCGCCGTTCATCTGCTGCGCGCCGGGCCGCGCGCATGA
- a CDS encoding HesA/MoeB/ThiF family protein, with protein sequence MSDVAGPELSRAELRRYSRQLLLPEWHAAGAQERLRAARVLVVGAGGLGGPVVMQLAGAGVGALRVSDSDTVALSNLHRQTYFTLGDVGRPKAQVLCARAQQLNPQVTVGAAPALTPENAAELLAGVHLVVDATDNFGARYAIADACAAAELPSVWGAASGVSGMVSVFGPDLGLRDVFPDAAGEEACDEAGVLGPLPGLVAGLMAAEAVKLLGGVGETLAGRLWTFDALTAQTRVVRLRQSGLTPAKSVL encoded by the coding sequence GTGAGTGATGTTGCCGGACCCGAGCTGTCCCGCGCCGAACTGCGCCGCTACTCGCGTCAGCTGCTGTTGCCCGAGTGGCACGCGGCCGGCGCGCAGGAACGGCTGCGGGCCGCGCGGGTGCTGGTCGTGGGAGCGGGAGGGCTGGGCGGCCCGGTGGTGATGCAGCTCGCCGGGGCGGGGGTAGGGGCGCTGCGGGTTTCGGACAGCGATACGGTCGCCCTGAGCAACCTGCACCGCCAGACCTATTTCACGCTCGGTGACGTGGGGCGGCCCAAGGCCCAGGTGCTGTGTGCCCGTGCCCAGCAGCTCAACCCCCAGGTGACCGTCGGGGCAGCCCCGGCGCTGACCCCGGAAAACGCCGCCGAGCTGCTCGCGGGCGTTCATCTCGTCGTCGACGCCACCGACAATTTTGGAGCGCGTTATGCCATCGCGGACGCATGCGCGGCGGCCGAGCTGCCCTCTGTATGGGGAGCCGCCAGCGGGGTCAGCGGAATGGTCAGCGTCTTCGGCCCGGACCTGGGCCTGCGCGACGTGTTCCCGGACGCGGCGGGCGAGGAAGCCTGCGACGAGGCAGGCGTGCTGGGGCCACTTCCCGGTCTGGTCGCGGGCCTGATGGCGGCCGAGGCGGTCAAACTGCTCGGCGGAGTGGGGGAGACCCTGGCGGGGCGGCTGTGGACCTTCGACGCCCTGACGGCGCAGACCCGCGTCGTCCGCCTGCGGCAAAGCGGTCTGACACCGGCAAAAAGTGTGTTATAA
- a CDS encoding ATP-binding cassette domain-containing protein: MLKTEHVARSYGDETVLDGIDLEVRPGDRLGLIGENGSGKSTLLRVLAGLETPDTGRVSVDTGSRVALLAQHADQDGRSVLDAVTPPELRRAQAAWATASAALEGGSAAALEAFADAEEHYRRLGGYDFAARAAGVLAGLDLDPHAPTPRRSGGQRRRVMLAALLLSPADVYLLDEPTNHLDLDGVRWLEGWIAASDAAFVLVSHDRAFLDAVTTRTAELERGRLHLYPGPYSEAMALKATLRGAQERDHAAYRRRRAALEEEQRRQASKGAVSENRGRARDNDKFRSTFKTERHQQIHAARARAMQKQLDRLDAGAAGKPYDDRRRLRLDLPPVPPGPAE, from the coding sequence ATGTTGAAAACGGAACACGTCGCCCGGAGTTACGGCGACGAGACGGTGCTGGACGGCATAGATCTGGAAGTGCGGCCCGGTGACCGCCTGGGGCTGATCGGAGAGAACGGCAGCGGCAAGAGTACGCTGCTGCGCGTGCTGGCGGGCCTGGAAACGCCCGACACGGGGCGCGTGAGTGTAGACACCGGAAGCCGCGTGGCCCTGCTGGCCCAGCACGCGGACCAAGACGGCCGCAGCGTGCTGGACGCCGTGACGCCGCCCGAACTGCGCCGGGCCCAGGCGGCCTGGGCAACGGCTTCAGCGGCGCTGGAAGGCGGATCGGCGGCGGCGCTGGAGGCCTTCGCCGACGCCGAGGAGCACTACCGCCGTCTGGGCGGCTACGACTTCGCGGCGCGGGCGGCAGGGGTCCTGGCGGGCCTGGACCTGGACCCCCACGCGCCCACTCCCCGCCGCTCGGGCGGTCAGCGGCGGCGGGTGATGCTCGCGGCGCTGCTGCTCTCGCCCGCCGACGTGTACCTCCTCGACGAGCCGACCAACCACCTCGACCTGGACGGCGTGCGCTGGCTCGAAGGCTGGATCGCGGCGTCGGACGCCGCCTTCGTGCTGGTCAGCCACGACCGCGCCTTTCTGGACGCGGTGACGACCCGCACGGCCGAACTGGAACGTGGGCGGCTGCACCTGTATCCCGGCCCCTACTCGGAGGCGATGGCGCTGAAGGCGACGCTGCGCGGGGCGCAGGAGCGCGACCACGCAGCCTACCGGCGGCGGCGGGCGGCGCTGGAAGAGGAGCAGCGCCGCCAGGCCAGCAAGGGCGCCGTCTCGGAGAACCGGGGGCGCGCCCGCGACAACGACAAGTTCCGCTCGACCTTCAAGACCGAGCGCCACCAGCAGATCCATGCGGCGCGGGCGCGGGCGATGCAAAAGCAGCTCGATCGCCTGGACGCCGGGGCGGCCGGGAAACCCTACGACGACCGCCGCCGCCTGCGCCTGGACCTGCCGCCCGTGCCCCCCGGCCCGGCCGAATAG
- a CDS encoding HU family DNA-binding protein translates to MARATSSAAPPRSPDASGEAVKVAKTQLVEQIAERTGLSRRQAASAVTCVVEAMIGALREGRSVGLPGLGTLSVSPTRARQGVRPGTSERIQIPAGKKIRFKAATTLKAQL, encoded by the coding sequence ATGGCCAGAGCCACATCGTCCGCCGCGCCCCCCCGCTCGCCTGATGCGTCAGGTGAGGCGGTCAAGGTGGCCAAGACCCAGCTTGTCGAGCAGATCGCCGAACGCACCGGTCTGAGCCGGCGGCAGGCGGCCAGCGCCGTCACCTGCGTCGTGGAGGCCATGATCGGCGCGCTGCGTGAAGGCCGCAGTGTGGGCCTGCCCGGTCTGGGCACCCTGAGCGTGTCGCCCACGAGGGCGCGCCAGGGGGTCCGGCCTGGCACGAGCGAAAGGATTCAGATTCCGGCCGGAAAAAAGATCCGCTTCAAGGCGGCCACCACCCTCAAAGCGCAGTTGTAG
- a CDS encoding CarD family transcriptional regulator: MKQTAFQTGDRVVLPPYGVGRIRGTCQRSVAGETHAYYQVEFPATTSLAYVPVAAPQTTGIRTALAAADMPVLLHALQTGQLNLPHQWSARHRYVSDLMSSGNAHDLAILIGELHARNQRRALPDLDRQAFRRSIRLLQQELEGLNGGEVTQVTDWLTAAAAEHAVS; encoded by the coding sequence TTGAAGCAGACGGCTTTTCAGACCGGCGACCGCGTCGTGTTGCCTCCCTACGGCGTGGGCCGGATTCGCGGGACCTGCCAGCGCTCGGTGGCCGGCGAAACCCACGCGTATTACCAGGTCGAGTTCCCGGCGACCACCAGCCTCGCCTATGTTCCCGTGGCGGCCCCACAGACCACCGGAATCCGTACGGCCCTGGCTGCCGCCGACATGCCGGTCCTCCTGCATGCCCTCCAGACCGGGCAGCTGAACCTGCCGCACCAGTGGTCGGCGCGGCACCGTTATGTCAGCGACCTCATGAGCAGCGGCAATGCCCACGATCTCGCGATCCTGATCGGTGAGTTGCACGCCCGCAACCAGCGCCGCGCCCTGCCCGACCTCGACCGGCAGGCCTTCCGGCGCTCCATCCGTCTGCTTCAGCAGGAGCTCGAAGGATTGAACGGCGGCGAAGTGACGCAGGTCACCGACTGGCTCACGGCGGCCGCTGCCGAACACGCGGTGTCCTGA